Proteins from a single region of Sesamum indicum cultivar Zhongzhi No. 13 linkage group LG5, S_indicum_v1.0, whole genome shotgun sequence:
- the LOC105161363 gene encoding uncharacterized protein LOC105161363: protein MAISILKFHSFRKQLLWPNNGGFRCRRFTQFPLLLLPHHRPLFSHSLPLRHCFRLHPPPLPPLLRRRLHPLLYSMSSLSASQDAVNPTSSEAKTVRMVIKGRVQGVFYRNWTIENAKELGLKGWVRNRRDGSVEALFSGSPEKVQEMEQRCRRGPPDAMVTGLQVFPSTDDPGTSFERKPTV from the exons ATGGCGATCTCAATCTTGAAATTCCACAGTTTTCGCAAGCAGCTGCTATGGCCGAACAATGGTGGTTTCCGCTGTAGACGATTCACCCAGTTTCCTCTTCTTCTACTGCCTCATCATCGCCCTCTTTTTTCTCATTCTCTACCGCTTCGCCATTGTTTTCGTCTtcatcctcctcctcttcctcctctgCTCCGACGTCGTCTACACCCTCTACTCTATTCTATGTCCTCGTTGAGCGCCTCCCAGGATGCCGTTAACCCCACCTCCTCCGAAGCTAAAACT GTGAGGATGGTGATAAAGGGAAGGGTGCAGGGGGTGTTCTATAGGAACTGGACGATCGAAAACGCTAAGGAACTGGGCTTGAAGGGTTGGGTCCGAAACCGCAGGGATGGCTCTGTGGAGGCATTATTTTCAGGGAGCCCAGAGAAGGTCCAAGAAATGGAGCAGCGGTGCAGGAGAGGCCCGCCTGACGCCATGGTCACTGGTCTTCAAGTCTTCCCCTCTACTGATGATCCCGGGACGTCGTTTGAGCGTAAGCCAACTGTTTGA
- the LOC105161364 gene encoding thylakoid lumenal 15.0 kDa protein 2, chloroplastic, producing MAFLLQLHPPSLNLRHNPLLLTNPMKASLSQKTPQSRNSLQFPQWVSSVRSKSLNFLLSGSLALALSLTGVGFAEGKIGVNKPELLPKEFTTVIDVAGFLSDGQEKRIAQEIDALEKDTGYKLRVLAQNYPDTPGLAIKDFWKVDDNTIVFVADPTFGNILNFNVGASVDLDIPRSFWSRLAGKYGNIFYWKEKGEDASIEAAVMAISSCLREPAGANNCSEVR from the exons ATGGCGTTTCTTCTGCAGTTACATCCTCCATCTCTTAATCTCCGACACAATCCTCTCCTCCTCACAAATCCCATGAAAGCATCGCTGTCCCAAAAGACACCGCAATCGCGGAATTCACTGCAGTTTCCGCAATGGGTTTCTTCTGTTCGGTCCAAGTCTTTGAATTTCTTGCTGTCTGGCTCTCTTGCTCTTGCTCTCTCCCTCACTG GAGTAGGATTTGCTGAGGGAAAGATTGGGGTGAACAAGCCAGAATTGCTACCTAAAGAGTTTACTACCGTAATTGATGTTGCTGGGTTCCTGTCAGATGGCCAG GAAAAGAGAATTGCGCAGGAGATTGATGCCCTCGAAAAGGATACAGGATATAAACTAAGAGTTTTGGCTCAGAATTATCCTGATACGCCTG GGCTAGCAATCAAGGATTTCTGGAAAGTGGATGATAACACAATTGTATTCGTTGCTGATCCCACATTTG GAAATATACTGAACTTCAATGTTGGGGCTTCAGTGGATTTAGACATACCACGTAGCTTCTGGAGCCGATTAGCAGGGAAATATGGGAACATATTTTACTGGAAAGAGAAG GGAGAGGACGCGTCTATTGAAGCTGCTGTTATGGCCATATCATCCTGCTTAAGAGAACCAGCGGGTGCAAATAATTGCTCAGAGGTAAGATAA
- the LOC105161484 gene encoding uncharacterized protein LOC105161484 has product MDVPCDPGVPHSGLHRFKNIWVGSAAFSALTCFNPYMWQTCNQFNWHDKAMLFEQYHREKKQPYKFKWNQMDKDVRDSYYFNSPVYFP; this is encoded by the exons ATGGA TGTACCCTGCGACCCAGGGGTTCCACACTCGGGCCTTCACCGGTTCAAGAACATATGGGTCGGGTCTGCCGCCTTCTCCGCCCTCACATGCTTCAATCCCTACATGTGGCAAACCTGCAATCAATTCAA TTGGCATGACAAAGCAATGCTATTTGAGCAATATCACCGGGAGAAGAAACAGCCTTACAAATTTAAG TGGAATCAGATGGACAAAGATGTACGAGACTCGTACTACTTCAACAGCCCTGTTTACTTCCCCTAA
- the LOC105161366 gene encoding transcription initiation factor TFIID subunit 8 — protein MNDGGEAEAKSDVPSTSVIRYGPGDFGRAISRIAVAQVCESIGFGGFNESALDSLADVAIRYICDLGKTSKFYANLAGRTECNVFDVVQGLEDIGMSQGFSGASQIHTDCVVSSGAIKEIKEYVEMAEEIPFAQPVPRFPVIRERKMIPSFVQMGETPSLKHVPAWLPAFPDPHTYVRTPVWNERVSDPRADKIELARQHRKAERSLLSLQQRLMSNGSSVAGGNGLGVKMENPFLANPLQAGERDVSPVNLPAKLSVEKHTEKHVSLLETFAPAIEAMRDGLESGSDGEKILPKKRTSVYLEFKSGKKVFGEPLDLRIRNKAGGRTASWFGREDEKDDKKRRVEFILRQSMENQQELPQL, from the coding sequence ATGAACGATGGAGGTGAAGCGGAGGCCAAGAGTGACGTACCGAGTACTTCAGTTATTCGATATGGTCCCGGTGATTTTGGCCGAGCTATATCAAGAATTGCAGTGGCTCAGGTATGCGAAAGCATTGGATTTGGGGGATTCAATGAGTCTGCTCTAGATTCGCTTGCTGATGTTGCGATTAGGTACATCTGTGACCTGGGTAAAACCTCAAAATTTTATGCCAATTTAGCTGGTAGAACAGAGTGCAATGTGTTTGATGTTGTTCAAGGATTGGAAGACATTGGGATGTCGCAAGGGTTTTCGGGTGCTTCACAGATTCATACTGATTGTGTAGTGAGTTCAGGTGCTATAAAAGAGATTAAAGAGTATGTAGAGATGGCTGAGGAGATACCTTTTGCTCAACCAGTCCCGCGGTTTCCTGTGATTAGAGAACGGAAAATGATACCTAGTTTTGTGCAAATGGGTGAGACTCCAAGTTTGAAGCACGTACCAGCATGGTTGCCTGCATTCCCTGATCCTCACACGTATGTAAGGACACCTGTTTGGAATGAGCGGGTTTCTGATCCTCGGGCAGATAAGATTGAGCTAGCAAGGCAGCATAGAAAGGCCGAAAGATCTTTGTTAAGCTTGCAGCAGCGTCTGATGTCTAATGGGTCATCAGTGGCTGGGGGAAATGGATTGGGAGTTAAAATGGAGAACCCATTTTTAGCTAACCCTTTACAGGCTGGAGAGAGAGACGTGTCACCTGTTAATCTGCCAGCAAAGCTTTCTGTTGAGAAGCACACAGAAAAGCATGTCTCTTTGCTGGAGACATTTGCTCCCGCAATTGAGGCAATGAGAGATGGGCTTGAATCTGGAAGTGATGGGGAGAAAATTCTTCCGAAAAAGAGGACTTCTGTTTATTTGGAGTTCAAGAGTGGCAAAAAAGTGTTTGGTGAACCATTGGATTTGAGGATTAGGAACAAGGCTGGTGGGAGAACGGCCTCTTGGTTCGGACGCGAGGATGAAAAAGATGACAAGAAGAGGAGGGTGGAATTTATACTACGGCAGTCCATGGAAAACCAGCAGGAGCTTCCTCAGTTGTAA